The DNA window TGTTAAGCATCCCCCTGTTCAAATCCGTGTAGCTTGCGTTGCTGAGCACCACGGGCCTTCGTCTCCTCACCTGCAGACTCTTCGTGCGCCGACTGACTCCGGCGGGCAGCGTCACTGTGAACTGTTCCTGGGTACGGTGCTGCTGCGCCAGCTGCTGTCCAGCATTCTCtgcactgctgctgccggTGCTACCACCATCCTCTGTCGCAGTACTGCTAGTCCCCTCTGCACTGGCACCAGCACTGGCACTGGCACCAGCACTGGCACTAGCACCAAACTTCATGAACTTCATGTTCATCACACGGCTCGAAAGAGCACC is part of the Huiozyma naganishii CBS 8797 chromosome 4, complete genome genome and encodes:
- the MPP6 gene encoding Mpp6p (similar to Saccharomyces cerevisiae YNR024W; ancestral locus Anc_6.326): MSQKGALSSRVMNMKFMKFGASASAGASASAGASAEGTSSTATEDGGSTGSSSAENAGQQLAQQHRTQEQFTVTLPAGVSRRTKSLQVRRRRPVVLSNASYTDLNRGMLNMEGRTTFGAPPKRAREEDEAGQGWKDADADGYDLDKILKETATSKDTTKKSKKTKRKVEE